A portion of the Daphnia magna isolate NIES linkage group LG4, ASM2063170v1.1, whole genome shotgun sequence genome contains these proteins:
- the LOC116920699 gene encoding uncharacterized protein LOC116920699 isoform X1, which produces MRPSTVGCYTCLVMLVCIAVVSSLESPKNSSSSKRWSIRKTNCELKKNFKLWAKSLKNDSLSILSRTTKKTNPIGFIRKQLEASKTYNPSDPLHAYPNKWDLLVHSLFQKLSRFEVNNADAIRKVIRVVRTLTIIGLVVGTLGIVLVVALPFSTAALAFGRKEDEGEDKNDVVDWSYVDQISQSVIHAIENGMLKYEM; this is translated from the exons ATGAGGCCGTCAACAGTGGG tTGCTACACATGCCTAGTAATGTTGGTATGTATCGCGGTCGTTTCGTCCCTGGAATCTCCTAAGAATTCTTCATCTTCCAAGCGATGGAGCATCCGAAAAACCAACTGcgaattgaaaaagaattttaaatTGTGGGCGAAATCGTTGAAGAATGATAGCCTGTCGATCTTGAGCCGAACTACAAAGAAGACTAATCCAATCGGTTTCATCCGCAAGCAATTGGAAGCGAGTAAAACCTACAATCCGTCGGATCCGCTTCACGCCTATCCAAACAAATGGGATTTATTGGTGCATAGCCTGTTTCAGAAATTGTCACGATTCGAAGTGAATAATGCGGACGCCATTCGAAAAGTGATCCGGGTCGTCAGAACTTTGACAATCATCGGCTTAGTTGTCGGAACTCTGGGAATCGTTCTGGTCGTCGCGTTACCGTTCAGTACGGCAGCGCTCGCCTTTGGTAGGAAAGAAGACGAGGGGGAGGACAAAAACGACGTGGTTGACTGGAGCTATGTTGATCAAATTTCGCAAAGCGTCATTCACGCCATTGAAAATGGCATGCTCAAATACGAAATGTGA
- the LOC116920699 gene encoding uncharacterized protein LOC116920699 isoform X2 translates to MLVCIAVVSSLESPKNSSSSKRWSIRKTNCELKKNFKLWAKSLKNDSLSILSRTTKKTNPIGFIRKQLEASKTYNPSDPLHAYPNKWDLLVHSLFQKLSRFEVNNADAIRKVIRVVRTLTIIGLVVGTLGIVLVVALPFSTAALAFGRKEDEGEDKNDVVDWSYVDQISQSVIHAIENGMLKYEM, encoded by the coding sequence ATGTTGGTATGTATCGCGGTCGTTTCGTCCCTGGAATCTCCTAAGAATTCTTCATCTTCCAAGCGATGGAGCATCCGAAAAACCAACTGcgaattgaaaaagaattttaaatTGTGGGCGAAATCGTTGAAGAATGATAGCCTGTCGATCTTGAGCCGAACTACAAAGAAGACTAATCCAATCGGTTTCATCCGCAAGCAATTGGAAGCGAGTAAAACCTACAATCCGTCGGATCCGCTTCACGCCTATCCAAACAAATGGGATTTATTGGTGCATAGCCTGTTTCAGAAATTGTCACGATTCGAAGTGAATAATGCGGACGCCATTCGAAAAGTGATCCGGGTCGTCAGAACTTTGACAATCATCGGCTTAGTTGTCGGAACTCTGGGAATCGTTCTGGTCGTCGCGTTACCGTTCAGTACGGCAGCGCTCGCCTTTGGTAGGAAAGAAGACGAGGGGGAGGACAAAAACGACGTGGTTGACTGGAGCTATGTTGATCAAATTTCGCAAAGCGTCATTCACGCCATTGAAAATGGCATGCTCAAATACGAAATGTGA
- the LOC116920701 gene encoding uncharacterized protein LOC116920701, giving the protein MKFILAVVLDLVVAISLSRGAAIAAIGSSPATTGSSSQNMITLTSGLRSGRQQEEPLVMADALETNNEPIFRTQLGFPALLHPSNDYQLKTSGNFAIAYTGVVFWAVAGILGLAFAIWIVSLFTGIGFFKTILTGFNTFKGRADEMGFKLDSEKLNMMASQVYKAIEAYRVKNQ; this is encoded by the coding sequence atgaaatTCATCTTGGCCGTCGTTCTGGACTTGGTTGTTGCAATTTCCTTGTCACGTGGAGCGGCAATTGCAGCAATCGGCTCCTCGCCCGCAACAACCGGTTCTTCAAGTCAAAATATGATTACGCTAACTAGCGGGTTAAGAAGTGGCAGACAACAAGAAGAACCCCTTGTTATGGCAGATGCTCTTGAAACAAACAACGAGCCTATTTTCCGCACACAACTCGGTTTCCCAGCTCTTCTACATCCAAGCAATGACTACCAACTAAAGACATCAGGAAATTTTGCCATCGCCTACACCGGTGTCGTCTTTTGGGCCGTTGCTGGCATTTTGGGGctggcctttgccatttggATCGTCTCTTTGTTTACtggaattggctttttcaaaactatCCTTACAGGTTTTAACACATTCAAAGGACGCGCTGATGAAATGGGCTTCAAATTGGACAGCGAAAAGCTCAACATGATGGCCAGTCAAGTTTACAAGGCTATCGAAGCGTATCGTGTTAAAAACCAATAG
- the LOC116920879 gene encoding uncharacterized protein LOC116920879, with product MRGFGLLAIFSCVWILLVILLSVEGVPLAGKTGDVSMPTEPEKMTNKTSSVYDYVTPEVMSTVVGAALGDQDCLRYSACLAGNYVADVTGKEIVLMVLDRWVPNSWQNTLRAFKEAATYKDDCKKQFPCANPRDE from the exons TTCCTGTGTCTGGATTCTTTTGGTCATCCTCCTGTCAGTCGAAGGTGTCCCGTTAGCTGGCAAAACAG GTGACGTTTCCATGCCAACAGAACCCGAGAAAATGACAAACAAAACATCATCTGTCTATGATTACGTTACTCCTGAGGTCATGTCTACAGTAGTCGGTGCTGCTTTAGGCGATCAAGATTGCCTCCGCTATTCGGCCTGTTTAGCCGGAAACTACGTTGCCGATGTTACGGGCAAAGAAATCGTTTTGAT GGTTCTGGACCGTTGGGTTCCCAATAGCTGGCAAAACACATTGCGTGCATTCAAAGAAGCCGCCACCTACAAGGACGATTGCAAGAAGCAGTTCCCTTGCGCTAATCCGCGAGATGAGTAA